Genomic window (Bacillus vallismortis):
CTTTTTTTATTTTCATTAAAGATTTTTAATTTTAATTATTCTTTTTCAAGGCATACGTATATATTCTTGATCTTAAAGGCTAAGATGGTATCATAGATAAAGGATAAATATAAATAATAATCATTTTTGATTTGCACTTATCGCCGCTCTCGTCCTTTGGGCGGGAGCTTTTTGACATTCTGATTGGGAGGTTTCAAGATGCCGCAAGAAAACAATACATTTTATATTACAACACCGATTTATTATCCGAGCGGAAAATTACATATCGGCCATGCATATACGACAGTCGCAGGAGATGCAATGGCACGTTACAAAAGATTAAAAGGGTTCGATGTTCGCTATTTAACGGGAACGGACGAGCATGGACAAAAGATCCAGCAAAAAGCTGAGCAGGAAAACATTACACCTCAGGAGTATGTGGATCGCGCAGCGGCAGATATTCAGAAACTATGGAAACAGCTTGAAATCTCAAACGACGACTTTATCCGTACAACAGAAAAACGGCATAAAGTTGTGATTGAAAAGGTATTTCAAAAGCTTCTTGATAACGGGGACATCTATCTTGATGAATATGAAGGCTGGTATAGTATCCCTGATGAAACATTCTACACGGAAACTCAGCTGGATGATATCGAGCGGAATGAAAAGGGAGAGGTCATCGGCGGAAAAAGTCCTGACAGCGGACACCCAGTTGAATTAATCAAAGAGGAATCTTATTTCTTCCGTATGGGAAAATATGCGGATCGTCTTCTGAAATATTATGAAGAAAACCCGACATTCATCCAGCCGGAATCACGCAAAAACGAAATGATTAACAACTTTATCAAGCCTGGACTTGAGGATTTAGCTGTATCACGTACCACTTTTGATTGGGGCGTGAAGGTGCCGGAAAATCCAAAACACGTAGTATATGTTTGGATCGACGCGCTATTTAACTATTTAACAGCACTCGGCTATGATACAGAAAATGATGAGCTTTATCAAAAATATTGGCCTGCCGATGTTCATTTAGTCGGTAAAGAGATTGTGCGATTCCATACCATTTATTGGCCAATTATGCTGATGGCACTCGATCTGCCGCTGCCGAAGCAAGTATTTGCGCATGGCTGGCTTTTGATGAAAGATGGAAAAATGTCGAAATCAAAAGGGAACGTTGTAGATCCGGTTACATTAATTGAACGCTATGGTTTAGATGAGCTTCGTTATTACCTGCTTCGCGAAGTACCGTTCGGGTCTGACGGTGTCTTTACACCGGAAGGCTTTGTTGAGCGGATTAACTATGATTTGGCGAATGATTTAGGCAATCTATTGAATCGTACTGTTGCGATGATCAATAAGTATTTCGACGGACAAATCGGTTCTTACAAAGGTGATGTAACGGAATTTGACAAAACGCTTGCTTCAGTCGCTAATGAAACAGTGAAGTCTTACGAGAAAGCAATGGAAAACATGGAGTTCTCAGTAGCTCTTTCAACATTATGGCAGCTAATCAGCCGTACTAACAAATATATTGATGAGACAGCTCCATGGGTGCTTGCGAAGGATCCAGAAAAAGAAGAAGAACTGAAGTCGGTCATGTACCATCTGGCTGAGTCATTGCGTATTTCAGCAGTACTGCTTCAGCCGTTCCTAACAAAAACACCGGAAAAAATGTTTGAGCAGCTGGGCATTACTGATAAAACTTTGAAATCTTGGGATAGCATTACAGCTTTCGGCCAACAGCAGGATGCAAAAGTACAAAAAGGTGAGCCGTTGTTCCCTCGTTTAGAGGCAGAAGAAGAAATTGCTTACATCAAAGGCAAGATGCAGGGCTCAGTGCCAGCTAAAGAAGAGACAAAAGAAGAGGAGCCGCAAGAGGTTGATCGCTTACCCGAAATTACGATTGATCAATTCATGGATGTAGAACTTCGTGTGGCAGAGGTCATTAAGGCTGAGCCGGTAAAAAAAGCAGACCGTTTATTGAAGCTGCAGCTGGATCTTGGTTTTGAAAAACGCCAAGTTGTATCCGGTATTGCGAAGCATTATACGCCTGAAGAGCTTGTTGGGAAAAAACTCGTATGTGTAACAAATCTAAAGCCGGTTAAGCTGAGAGGAGAGCTTTCTCAAGGTATGATCCTTGCGGGGGAAGCTGACGGCGTATTAAAAGCCGTATCTATCGATCAGTCGTTACCGAAAGGCACAAGAATTAAATAATGACAAACAAAAGGTGTTTCACGTGTAACAATTCGTCGAACACCTTTTGTGTTTCGACAAGAAAGGAGTTTTTTACTTATGTTATTTGACACACACGCGCATTTAAATGCAGAACAATATGATACTGATCTAGAAGAAGTTATTGAACGGGCAAAAGCTGAACAAGTGAATCGAATTGTCGTAGTGGGTTTTGACCGTCCGACCATCACACGTGCGATGGAAATGATTGAGGAATATGATTTTATTTATGCAGCCATCGGCTGGCACCCTGTTGATGCAATCGACATGACTGAGGAAGATTTAGCGTGGATAAAAGAGCTTTCTGTTCATGAAAAAGTGGTGGCGATAGGTGAAATGGGGTTGGATTATCATTGGGACAAATCTCCTAAAGAGATCCAAAAAGAGGTATTCAGAAAACAAATCGCCTTAGCGAAAGAGGTCAATCTGCCTATTATCATTCATAACCGTGATGCAACGGAGGATGTCGTGACCATTTTGAAGGAGGAAGGCGCAGAAGCTGTGGGCGGAATCATGCACTGCTTTACAGGAAGTGCGGAAGTGGCGAGAGAGTGCATGAAAATGAATTTTTATTTATCATTTGGGGGACCGGTGACTTTCAAAAATGCGAAGAAGCCTAAGGAAGTCGTGAAGGAAATTCCGAATGACCGTTTGCTGATTGAAACGGATTGCCCGTTTCTCACACCTCATCCTTTTCGCGGAAAAAGAAATGAGCCGAGCTATGTAAAATATGTGGCTGAGCAAATTGCTGAATTAAAAGGAATGACTCTCGAAGAGGTTGCTTCAATTACGACTGAAAATGCAAAAAGACTTTTCCGTATAAACTGACAAAAAACGCTAGCGGGTTTTGTAAGAGCTTGTCCTTTTCAGCGCTTATTCATAAAAGTTCTACATGCTTTCTTCTCCTCATAGGATAGGGTTGTCGACAAGTCTTTCTTCCGTTTCTCAGTGTATTTCAGGATAATGAAGAAGACACTAGGCTTTTGGGAGAAAGAGAGAGGAGGGTTGACAGCCTTTTAGATACTCTATATAATCTCTCCGAGGAGAAGGAGGCGTTTTTCATCACACAAAAAATGAAAAAGCTGTTTTCCGTAAAGCTTAGCAAAAGCAAAGTCATTCTGGTTGCTGCTTGTTTGCTTTTGGCGGGAAGCGGGACTGCGTACGCGGCTCATGAGCTGACGAAACAATCAGTCTCAGTTTCTATCAATGGCAAAAAGAAACATATACGCACACACGCAAAAACGGTCGGTGATCTTTTAGATACGCTTGATATAAAGACAAGAGACGAAGACAAGATCACACCTGCTAAACAGACAAAGATAACAGCAGATATGGCCGTTGTGTATGAGGCTGCAAAACCTGTCAAGCTTACAATAAACGGGGAAGAAAAGACATTATGGTCAACAGCAAAAACGGTCGGTGCATTACTGGACGAACAAGATGTTGATGTGAAAAAACACGATCAAATTGATCCCGCAATAGATACAGATATTTCGAAAGACATGAAGATTAACATAGAACCCGCATTCCAGGTTACTGTAAATGATGCAGGAAAACAAAAGAAGATCTGGACGACTTCGACTACCGTCGCTGACTTTTTAAAACAGCAAAAGATGAACATAAAAGACGAAGATAAAATCAAGCCTGCGTTAGATGCAAAGCTGACGAAAGCAAAGGCTGATATTACAATTACTCGTATCGAAAAGGTCACCGATGTAGTTGAAGAGAAAATCGCGTTTGATGTGAAAAAACAAGAAGACGCTTCTCTTGACAAAGGGAAAGAAAAGGTCGTCCAAAAAGGAAAAGAAGGCAAGCTTAAAAAACACTTCGAAGTCGTTAAAGAAAACGGCAAAGAAGTCTCCAGAGAGCTTGTGAAAGAAGAAACAGCTGAACAAAGCAAAGATAAAGTGATTGCTGTCGGCACAAAGCAAAGCAGTCCAAAGGTTGAAAAGGTCAATGCTTCCGGCGATTCAAAAACGGTTGTTTCCCGTAGCGATGAGTCAACAGGCAAAGTGATGACTGTATCATCTACGGCTTATACGGCAAGTTGCAGCGGTTGTTCAGGACATACAGCTACAGGCGTTAACTTAAAAAATAATCCGAATGCGAAAGTCATCGCTGTAGATCCAAATGTCATTCCGCTAGGCTCCAAAGTTCACGTTGAAGGCTATGGATATGCCATTGCTGCAGATACTGGTTCAGCGATTAAAGGGAGCAAAATAGACGTCTTTTTCCCGGAGAAATCATCGGCGTACCGATGGGGAAATAAAACAGTCAAAATTAAAATCTTAAATTAATATATACTTATGTATTCAGAGGGTTTTGCGCCCTCTGTTTTTTTCGTTATAATAGACAAAGTGTATTTTCTGCTTTATTAGACGCTCGACACAAGAAAAAGTTTCATGAATATACAAAAGTTTTTAATTTGTCTTGGAGGAAATAATGAAAATTAAAGAGATCATTGTGGTCGAGGGGCGTGACGATACGGCCCGCATCAAATTGGCTGTTGATGCAGACACAATTGAAACAAATGGTTCAGCCATCGATGATCATGTGATTGACCAAATCCGTTTGGCCCAGAAGACCAGAGGTGTCATTATTTTAACAGATCCGGATTTCCCGGGTGAGAAGATCCGCAAAACCATTTCAGAAGCTGTATCCGGCTGCAAGCATGCATTTTTGCCAAAACATCTTGCCAAACCTAAAAACAAGCGGGGAATTGGTGTGGAGCACGCATCGATTGAAAGCATTAGGGCATGTTTAGAAAACGTGCACGAAGAGATGGAAGCGCAGCCGAGTGACATTTCAGCTGAGGATTTGATTCATGCCGGGCTGATTGGCGGATCTGCGGCCAAACGCCGCCGCGAACGACTGGGTGATCTATTGAAAATCGGCTATACAAATGGAAAACAGCTTCAAAAACGGCTGCAAATGTTTCAAATTAAAAAAAGTGATTTTATGAGTGCGCTCGATACCGTTATGCGGGAGGAACAGAATGAATAAAGATATTGCGACACCGATAAGAACGAAAGAGATACTGAAAAAATACGGTTTTTCTTTTAAAAAGAGCTTAGGACAGAATTTCTTAATTGATACGAACATTTTAGACAGAATTGTCGATCACGCGGAAGTGACGGAGAAAACGGGTGTCATTGAAATCGGCCCGGGAATCGGAGCTTTGACCGAGCAGCTCGCCAAGCGGGCGAAAAAGGTCGCGGCATTTGAGATTGACCAGCGATTATTACCGATTCTAAAGGACACGCTGTCTCCTTACGACAATGTCACCGTCATTCATCAGGACGTATTAAAGGCTGACGTTAAATCCGTCATTGAAGAACAATTTCAAGACTGTGATGAAATCATGGTTGTAGCCAACCTTCCTTATTACGTGACAACGCCGATTATCATGAAACTGCTTGAAGAACATCTCCCGCTGAAAGGGATTGTGGTCATGCTGCAAAAAGAAGTAGCTGAGCGCATGGCGGCAGACCCTTCATCTAAGGAATACGGTTCACTTTCAATCGCAGTCCAATTTTATACAGAAGCCAAAACGGTGATGACCGTTCCAAAAACCGTGTTTGTTCCTCAGCCTAATGTAGATTCCGCAGTCATTCGGCTGATCCTCCGCGATGGCCCGGCAGTGGACGTGGAAAACGAAGCCTTTTTCTTTCAGTTGATCAAGGCAAGTTTTGCTCAGCGCCGTAAAACGCTGCTCAATAACTTAGTCAACAACCTGCCGGATGGAAAAGCACAAAAATCAAAGATTGAGCAAGTGCTGGAAGAGACAAATATTGACGGCAAGCGCCGTGGTGAATCTCTGTCTATAGAGGAGTTTGCAGCGCTGTCTAACGGATTGTATAAAGCCCTTTTTTAAAAGGGCTTTTTGTTTTGCGCACCACTTGGACTGCCGCTACATAGGCTAGAGAAGGACCTTAAATTCAATGAGAAGAAAAACTTGGACTCAGCGAAAAAAGGCGCTTTCTCAAGGCTCTTTCTTTCATGATGAGGCTTAGTCTATGTGTGGAGTGAGGAACGTGCAATTTCAAATAGGAGATATGGTAGCCAGAAAATCCTATCAAATGGATGTTTTGTTTCGCATTATAGGAATAGAGCAAACAAGCAAAGGAAATTCAATCGCTATTTTGCATGGTGATGAAGTCAGGCTGATTGCTGATGCAGATATTTCTGATCTTGTAGCAGTAAAAAAAGATGAGCAAATGATGCGGAAAAAGAAAGATGAGAGCAGAATGAATGAATCGCTCGAATTGCTCCGCCAAGATTATAAGCTGCTCAGAGAAAAGCAGGAGTACTATGCGACAAGCCAGTATCAGCATCAGGAGCATTATTTCCATATGCCGGGCAAGGTGCTTCATTTGGACGGCGATGAAGCATATCTAAAAAAATGTCTGAATGTCTATAAAAAAATTGGAGTGCCCGTCTATGGCATCCATTGTCATGAAAAGAAAATGTCTGCTTCTATTGAAGAATTACTCGACAAATATCGACCTGACATCTTGGTGATAACAGGGCATGATGCGTACTCAAAGCAAAAGGGCGAGATTGATGATTTGAACGCGTACAGACATTCAAAGCATTTTGTTGAAACGGTTCAAAACGCCCGAAAAAAGATCCCTCACTTAGATCAGCTTGTTATTTTTGCGGGGGCTTGCCAATCCCACTTTGAATCGCTCATAAGAGCGGGGGCAAATTTCGCGAGTTCACCGTCAAGAGTAAACATTCATGCGCTTGATCCGGTGTATATCGTCGCGAAAATCAGCTTTACGCCGTTTATGGAACGAATTAATGTATGGGAAGTGCTCCGTAATACGCTGACAAGAGAGAAAGGGCTTGGAGGTATAGAAACAAGAGGAGTACTGAGAATTGGAATGCCTTATAAGTCCAATTAACAGATGAAAACCTGCATAGGAGAACTATGCGGGTTTTTTATTTTACATAATGATACATAATTTACCGAAACTTGCGGAAAATAATTAAGGAATCATAGAATTTTGTCAAAATAATTTTGTTGACAACGTCTTATCAACGTTGATATAATTTAAATTTTATTTGACAAAAATGGGCTCGTGTTGTACAATAAGTATAGTGAGGTGGATGCAATGGCGAAGACGTTGTCCGACATTAAAAGATCGCTTGATGGGAATTTAGGTAAAAGGCTGACGTTAAAGGCAAACGGTGGCCGCCGAAAAACGATTGAGCGCTCGGGCATTTTAGCTGAGACGTACCCTTCTGTTTTTGTGATACAACTAGATCAAGACGAGAACTCGTTTGAAAGAGTTTCATACAGTTATGCTGATATTTTGACTGAGACTGTTGAGCTGACTTTTAATGATGACGCCGCAAGCTCAGTGGCATTTTAACGGGCAGTGAACCTTTTGTTTACTGCTTTTTGTTTTGCCGTTTTTTTTGTTTCCAGTAATTTTAACGAAAGTTTCATCTGTTATTAACAAAAGATAAAAACGGTCACATATTATCGTGACGTGCACGAATGGCTATCACTTCTAAAAAAGGGGTTGTTTCGTTTGGGCAGACGTCGTGGAGTTATGTCAGATGAGTTTAAATATGAGCTGGCTAAAGACCTTGGTTTTTATGACACAGTGAAAAATGGCGGCTGGGGCGAAATTCGCGCCCGCGATGCCGGTAACATGGTAAAGCGCGCCATTGAAATCGCTGAACAGCAAATGGCTCAGAATCAGAATAACCGATAAGTATGTGACCCGGGGGACGTGCAGTTCCCCGGTTTTTATTTTGGATATAAATACATAATAGGCTGCAATATGGATATGTTCATCCTGTACTTCAAATGTGATACAATGTTCATACTTATGTTTAGATGGAGAAGTAGGTGAAAGCTATGCGTATTTTAGAAAAAGCGCCAGCGAAGATCAATCTGTCACTTGATGTCACCCGAAAACGCCCGGATGGCTATCATGAAGTCGAAATGATCATGACGACGATTGATTTAGCGGATCGGATTGAATTGACGGAGCTGGCAGAGGATGAAGTGAGAGTCTCCTCCCACAACCGTTTTGTGCCTGATGATCAAAGAAACTTAGCTTATCAGGCTGCCAAACTGATCAAGGACAGATACAACGTAAAAAAGGGAGTTTCCATCATGATTACGAAGATGATTCCGGTGGCTGCTGGTCTTGCCGGCGGAAGCAGTGATGCGGCGGCGACGCTCAGAGGGCTGAACAGACTGTGGAATTTAAATCTCTCTGCAGAAACGCTTGCCGAGCTTGGAGCGGAAATTGGCTCCGATGTTTCATTTTGTATCTATGGCGGAACTGCACTGGCAACTGGACGCGGCGAGAAAATTAAACACATCAGCACGCCTCCGCACTGCTGGGTCATTTTAGCGAAACCGACAATCGGTGTTTCAACTGCTGAAGTGTACAGACAGCTGAAGCTGGATGATGTTGAGCATCCCGATGTACATGGCATGATTGAAGCTATAGAGGAAAAGAGTTTTCAAAAGATGTGCAGCCGTTTAGGCAATGTGCTCGAATCTGTTACGCTTGATATACATCCTGAAGTTGCGATGATCAAAAACCAGATGAAACGCTTTGGCGCAGACGCCGTGTTAATGAGCGGGAGCGGCCCGACCGTGTTTGGACTGGTTCAGTATGAGTCGAAGGTGCAGAGAATTTATAACGGGTTAAGAGGCTTCTGCGATCAGGTTTATGCGGTGAGAATGATCGGCGAACAGAACGCTCTTGATTAAATCCGTATGTTAAGTTATATTGATCTTAAAATATTCGGATTTTGGGGGTAAGTTCATGAAGTTTCGTCGCAGCGGCAGATTGGTGGACTTAACAAATTACTTGTTAACCCATCCGCACGAGTTAATACCGCTAACCTTTTTTTCTGAGCGGTATGAATCTGCAAAATCATCGATCAGTGAAGATTTAACAATTATTAAGCAAACCTTTGAGCAGCAGGGGATTGGTACTTTGCTTACTGTTCCCGGAGCTGCCGGGGGCGTCAAATACATTCCGAAAATGAAACAGGCTGAAGCTGAAGAGTTTGTGCAGACACTTGGACAGTCGCTGGCAAATCCTGAACGTATCCTTCCGGGCGGTTATGTATATTTAACGGATATCTTAGGAAAGCCATCTGTACTCTCCAAGGTAGGGAAGCTGTTTGCTTCTGTGTTTGCAGAGCGCAAAATTGATGTTGTCATGACCGTTGCCACTAAAGGCATCCCTCTGGCGTACGCGGCTGCGAGCTATCTGAATGTGCCTGTCGTCATTGTTCGCAAAGATAACAAGGTAACAGAAGGCTCTACAGTCAGCATTAATTACGTCTCAGGCTCATCAAACCGCATTCAAACGATGTCACTTGCGAAAAGAAGCATGAAAACGGGTTCAAACGTACTCATTATTGATGACTTTATGAAAGCAGGCGGCACAATTAATGGTATGATTAACCTGTTGGATGAGTTTAACGCAAATGTGGCGGGAATCGGCGTCTTGGTTGAAGCCGAAGGAGTAGATGAACGTCTTGTTGATGAATACATGTCACTTCTTACTCTTTCAACCATCAACATGAAAGAGAAGTCCATTGAAATTCAGAATGGCAATTTTCTACGTTTTTTTAAAGACAATCTTTTAAAGAATGGAGAGACAGAATCATGACAAAAGCAGTCCACACAAAACATGCCCCAGCGGCAATCGGGCCTTACTCACAAGGGATTATCGTAAATAATATGTTTTACAGCTCAGGCCAAATTCCTTTGACTCCTTCAGGTGAAATGGTGAACGGTGATATTAAAGAGCAGACTCATCAAGTATTCAGCAACTTAAAAGCGGTGCTGGAAGAAGCAGGCGCTTCTTTAGAAACAGTTGTAAAAGCAACTGTATTTATTGCGGATATGGAACAGTTTGCAGAAGTAAACGAAGTGTACGGGCAATATTTTGACACTCACAAACCGGCGAGATCTTGTGTTGAAGTCGCGAGACTGCCGAAGGACGCCCTAGTCGAAATCGAAGTTATTGCATTGGTAAAATAATAATAAAAAGTGATTCTGGGTGACCCTCGGAATCACTTTTTTTATTTACCTTATGCCCGAAATAAAAGCGTTATGACCTAATTGTGTAACTATATCCTATTTTTTCAAAAAATATTTTAAAAACGAGCAGGATTTCAGAAAAAATCGTGGAATTGATACACTAATGCTTTTATATAGGGAAAAGGTGGTGAACTACTGTGGAAGTTACTGACGTAAGATTACGCCGCGTGAATACCGATGGTCGCATGAGAGCGATTGCATCCATCACGCTGGATCACGAATTTGTTGTTCATGATATTCGTGTGATTGATGGAAACAATGGTCTTTTCGTTGCGATGCCGAGTAAACGCACCCCTGATGGAGAGTTCCGAGATATTGCTCATCCTATTAATTCTAGCACGCGAGGGAAGATTCAAGATGCCGTGTTAAATGAGTATCATCGTATGGGTGACACTGAAGCATTAGAATTCGAAGAAGCTGGAGCTTCTTAAAAAATAACCAAAAAGCAAGGACTGCTGAAAGGGCTGACAAAAGCCTTTGCCGGCAGTCCTTTTTTAATTCTGATTTTTCAAACTTAATTGCACTCAATAGAAAATTCTTGCACTTCATGAAGTCTCCTTGAAATCAGAAGATATTTAGGATATATTTTTCTATGGATAAAAGGGATATTGGAGGCCAATAAATGGATAAGCGGTTTGCAGTTGTTTTAGCGGCTGGACAAGGAACAAGAATGAAATCGAAGCTTTATAAAGTCCTTCATCCAGTTTGCGGTAAGCCTATGGCAGAGCACGTCGTGGATGAAGCCTTAAAGTTATCTTTATCGAAGCTTGTCACGATTGTCGGACATGGTGCGGAAGAAGTGAAAAAGAAGCTTGGTGATAAAAGCGAGTATGCGCTTCAAGCAGAACAGCTTGGCACTGCTCATGCTGTAAAACAGGCACAGCCATTTCTTGCTGACGAAAAAGGCGTCACAATTGTCATTTGCGGAGATACGCCGCTTTTAACAGCTGAGACAATGGAACAGATGCTGAAAGAACATACACAAAGAGAAGCGAAAGCTACGATTTTAACTGCGGTTGCAGAAGATCCAACCGGATATGGACGTATTATTCGCAGCGAAAACGGAGCGGTTCAAAAAATTGTTGAGCATAAGGACGCCTCTGAAGAAGAACGTCTTGTAACTGAGATCAATACCGGTACGTATTGTTTTGACAATGAAGCGCTATTCCGGGCCATTGATCAGGTGTCTAATGATAATGCTCAAGGTGAGTATTATTTGCCGGATGTCATAGAGATTCTTAAAAACGAAGGCGAAACTGTTGCCGCTTACCAGACTGGTAATTTCCAAGAAACACTCGGAGTTAATGATAGAGTCGCTCTTTCTCAGGCAGAACAATTTATGAAAGAGCGTATTAATAAACGGCATATGCAAAATGGCGTAACGCTGATTGACCCGATGAACACGTATATTTCTCCTGACGCTGTTATCGGAAGCGATACTGTGATTTATCCTGGAACTGTGATTAAAGGTGAGGTGCAAATCGGAGAAGATACGATTATCGGACCTCATACGGAGATTATGAATAGTTCAATTGGCAGCCGTACGGTGATTAAACAATCGGTAGTCAATCACAGTCAAGTGGGGAATGATGTAAACATAGGACCTTTTGCTCACATCAGACCTGATTCTGTCATCGGGAATGAAGTGAAGATCGGAAATTTTGTTGAAATCAAAAAGACTCAATTCGGAGACCGAAGCAAGGCTTCTCATTTAAGCTATGTCGGTGATGCTGAGGTAGGCACAGATGTTAACTTGGGCTGCGGTTCAATAACTGTCAATTATGATGGAAAGAATAAATATTTGACGAAAATTGAAGACGGCGCGTTTATCGGCTGCAATTCCAACTTGGTTGCCCCTGTCACAGTCGGAGAAGGCGCTTATGTTGCTGCGGGTTCAACTGTTACGGAAGATGTACCTGGAAAAGCGCTTGCTATTGCCAGAGCGAGACAAGTAAATAAAGACGATTATGTGAAAAATATTCATAAAAAATAATCCTAAATTCGGAGGTTTATCCATGTCTAATCAATACGGAGATAAGAATTTAAAGATTTTTTCTTTGAATTCGAATCCAGAGCTTGCAAAAGAAATCGCAGATATAGTTGGAGTTCAATTAGGGAAATGTTCTGTCACAAGATTTAGTGACGGGGAAGTCCAAATTAATATCGAAGAAAGTATTCGCGGATGTGACTGTTATATCATCCAGTCTACAAGTGCCCCCGTTAACGAGCATATTATGGAACTGTTAATTATGGTAGATGCGTTAAAACGCGCTTCTGCAAAAACGATTAACATTGTTATTCCTTATTATGGTTATGCGCGTCAAGACAGAAAAGCAAGATCCCGTGAGCCAATCACAGCAAAACTTTTCGCAAATCTGCTTGAAACAGCCGGTGCTACTCGCGTAATTGCGCTAGACTTGCATGCGCCGCAAATTCAAGGATTCTTTGATATACCGATTGACCACTTAATGGGTGTTCCGATTTTAGGAGAATATTTTGAAGGCAAAAACCTTGAAGATATCGTCATTGTTTCACCAGACCACGGCGGTGTGACACGCGCCCGCAAACTGGCTGACCGACTAAAAGCGCCGATTGCGATAATCGATAAACGCCGTCCGCGTCCAAACGTGGCGGAAGTCATGAATATTGTAGGTAATATCGAAGGGAAGACCGCTATCCTTATCGATGACATTATCGATACTGCAGGTACCATTACACTTGCTGCTAATGCGCTCGTTGAAAACGGAGCGAAAGAAGTATATGCATGCTGCACACACCCTGTACTATCAGGCCCTGCTGTTGAACGTATTAATAATTCAACAATCAAAGAGCTTGTTGTGACAAACAGCATTAAGCTTCCTGAAGAAAAGAAAATTGAAC
Coding sequences:
- the prtG gene encoding sporulation-specific protease PrtG, whose product is MQFQIGDMVARKSYQMDVLFRIIGIEQTSKGNSIAILHGDEVRLIADADISDLVAVKKDEQMMRKKKDESRMNESLELLRQDYKLLREKQEYYATSQYQHQEHYFHMPGKVLHLDGDEAYLKKCLNVYKKIGVPVYGIHCHEKKMSASIEELLDKYRPDILVITGHDAYSKQKGEIDDLNAYRHSKHFVETVQNARKKIPHLDQLVIFAGACQSHFESLIRAGANFASSPSRVNIHALDPVYIVAKISFTPFMERINVWEVLRNTLTREKGLGGIETRGVLRIGMPYKSN
- a CDS encoding ubiquitin-like domain-containing protein, whose protein sequence is MGERERRVDSLLDTLYNLSEEKEAFFITQKMKKLFSVKLSKSKVILVAACLLLAGSGTAYAAHELTKQSVSVSINGKKKHIRTHAKTVGDLLDTLDIKTRDEDKITPAKQTKITADMAVVYEAAKPVKLTINGEEKTLWSTAKTVGALLDEQDVDVKKHDQIDPAIDTDISKDMKINIEPAFQVTVNDAGKQKKIWTTSTTVADFLKQQKMNIKDEDKIKPALDAKLTKAKADITITRIEKVTDVVEEKIAFDVKKQEDASLDKGKEKVVQKGKEGKLKKHFEVVKENGKEVSRELVKEETAEQSKDKVIAVGTKQSSPKVEKVNASGDSKTVVSRSDESTGKVMTVSSTAYTASCSGCSGHTATGVNLKNNPNAKVIAVDPNVIPLGSKVHVEGYGYAIAADTGSAIKGSKIDVFFPEKSSAYRWGNKTVKIKILN
- the rnmV gene encoding ribonuclease M5, which encodes MKIKEIIVVEGRDDTARIKLAVDADTIETNGSAIDDHVIDQIRLAQKTRGVIILTDPDFPGEKIRKTISEAVSGCKHAFLPKHLAKPKNKRGIGVEHASIESIRACLENVHEEMEAQPSDISAEDLIHAGLIGGSAAKRRRERLGDLLKIGYTNGKQLQKRLQMFQIKKSDFMSALDTVMREEQNE
- a CDS encoding TatD family hydrolase, with translation MLFDTHAHLNAEQYDTDLEEVIERAKAEQVNRIVVVGFDRPTITRAMEMIEEYDFIYAAIGWHPVDAIDMTEEDLAWIKELSVHEKVVAIGEMGLDYHWDKSPKEIQKEVFRKQIALAKEVNLPIIIHNRDATEDVVTILKEEGAEAVGGIMHCFTGSAEVARECMKMNFYLSFGGPVTFKNAKKPKEVVKEIPNDRLLIETDCPFLTPHPFRGKRNEPSYVKYVAEQIAELKGMTLEEVASITTENAKRLFRIN
- the rsmA gene encoding 16S rRNA (adenine(1518)-N(6)/adenine(1519)-N(6))-dimethyltransferase RsmA, giving the protein MNKDIATPIRTKEILKKYGFSFKKSLGQNFLIDTNILDRIVDHAEVTEKTGVIEIGPGIGALTEQLAKRAKKVAAFEIDQRLLPILKDTLSPYDNVTVIHQDVLKADVKSVIEEQFQDCDEIMVVANLPYYVTTPIIMKLLEEHLPLKGIVVMLQKEVAERMAADPSSKEYGSLSIAVQFYTEAKTVMTVPKTVFVPQPNVDSAVIRLILRDGPAVDVENEAFFFQLIKASFAQRRKTLLNNLVNNLPDGKAQKSKIEQVLEETNIDGKRRGESLSIEEFAALSNGLYKALF
- a CDS encoding small, acid-soluble spore protein, alpha/beta type, whose amino-acid sequence is MGRRRGVMSDEFKYELAKDLGFYDTVKNGGWGEIRARDAGNMVKRAIEIAEQQMAQNQNNR
- the veg gene encoding biofilm formation stimulator Veg: MAKTLSDIKRSLDGNLGKRLTLKANGGRRKTIERSGILAETYPSVFVIQLDQDENSFERVSYSYADILTETVELTFNDDAASSVAF
- the metG gene encoding methionine--tRNA ligase — encoded protein: MPQENNTFYITTPIYYPSGKLHIGHAYTTVAGDAMARYKRLKGFDVRYLTGTDEHGQKIQQKAEQENITPQEYVDRAAADIQKLWKQLEISNDDFIRTTEKRHKVVIEKVFQKLLDNGDIYLDEYEGWYSIPDETFYTETQLDDIERNEKGEVIGGKSPDSGHPVELIKEESYFFRMGKYADRLLKYYEENPTFIQPESRKNEMINNFIKPGLEDLAVSRTTFDWGVKVPENPKHVVYVWIDALFNYLTALGYDTENDELYQKYWPADVHLVGKEIVRFHTIYWPIMLMALDLPLPKQVFAHGWLLMKDGKMSKSKGNVVDPVTLIERYGLDELRYYLLREVPFGSDGVFTPEGFVERINYDLANDLGNLLNRTVAMINKYFDGQIGSYKGDVTEFDKTLASVANETVKSYEKAMENMEFSVALSTLWQLISRTNKYIDETAPWVLAKDPEKEEELKSVMYHLAESLRISAVLLQPFLTKTPEKMFEQLGITDKTLKSWDSITAFGQQQDAKVQKGEPLFPRLEAEEEIAYIKGKMQGSVPAKEETKEEEPQEVDRLPEITIDQFMDVELRVAEVIKAEPVKKADRLLKLQLDLGFEKRQVVSGIAKHYTPEELVGKKLVCVTNLKPVKLRGELSQGMILAGEADGVLKAVSIDQSLPKGTRIK